In Planctomycetota bacterium, a single genomic region encodes these proteins:
- a CDS encoding tetratricopeptide repeat protein has translation MTGDSDDFGFPDEPGFEGHSSEPDFTDDLPFDSEGDWNGGNDPFDDDLGGIFDPPQHAPQGWANFTGDAEPGFVVEARELREAGNAADAVDLLRDNLEADGPWDAPAHIELGLALDAVGDPVAALAAYRRAVELDPDEPHTLNHLGAALHERGNDREAIEQFAAACTLDPKFMPGIVNRIVCHAELGEHDRAEAMFYMAQQLDERCPRSFFNMGRSLEMRGLHRRAIWCYRRCLAIDTSEPMVPRGAVIARLALCLEADGQTALALRSLREGIGRTTPQDPTRPDLLAHLARMLLDADDPRAARPVLTALSDIAPQEPATLSLLGRLHTAEGDIEAAWDALSNAAAGDPTFPRVHLQLATIAARRGDVGLAQRHLRAELLRRPRDVDVLESVAREADAIGDDAGCAAALRKLLLVRPNDAAVWHRLGVAECRADRVAEGLNALRRALEIDPKRVAAWHNLALALARHGEIGNARVALRHGLLLEPGNLALRRLRWRLRLRKLLPF, from the coding sequence ATGACCGGCGATTCCGACGACTTCGGCTTCCCCGATGAGCCCGGCTTTGAAGGCCATTCCTCCGAGCCGGACTTCACGGACGACCTGCCGTTTGATTCCGAGGGCGACTGGAACGGCGGCAACGATCCGTTCGACGACGACCTCGGCGGCATCTTCGATCCTCCGCAACACGCGCCCCAAGGCTGGGCGAACTTCACCGGCGACGCCGAGCCGGGTTTTGTCGTCGAGGCCCGTGAGTTGCGTGAGGCCGGCAATGCCGCCGACGCGGTCGACCTGCTCCGGGACAACCTCGAAGCCGACGGCCCGTGGGACGCGCCGGCGCACATCGAACTGGGCCTCGCGCTCGACGCGGTCGGCGACCCGGTCGCCGCGCTCGCTGCCTACCGCCGCGCCGTCGAGCTCGACCCGGACGAACCACACACCCTGAATCACCTCGGTGCCGCCCTTCACGAACGCGGCAATGACCGGGAAGCGATCGAGCAGTTCGCCGCCGCATGCACGCTCGATCCGAAGTTCATGCCCGGCATCGTCAACCGCATCGTGTGCCACGCCGAGCTCGGTGAGCATGACCGGGCCGAAGCCATGTTCTACATGGCGCAGCAGCTTGACGAGCGTTGTCCGCGCAGCTTTTTCAACATGGGCCGGTCGCTGGAAATGCGCGGGCTGCACCGCCGCGCGATCTGGTGTTACCGGCGTTGCCTGGCGATCGACACGAGCGAACCGATGGTTCCCCGCGGTGCGGTCATCGCCCGGCTCGCCCTCTGCCTCGAAGCCGATGGGCAAACCGCGCTGGCGTTGCGATCGTTGCGTGAAGGCATCGGCCGAACCACGCCGCAGGATCCAACTCGGCCGGACCTGCTGGCACACCTGGCACGGATGCTTCTCGATGCCGACGACCCCCGCGCGGCGCGTCCGGTACTGACAGCACTGTCCGACATCGCCCCACAGGAGCCGGCCACGCTCTCGCTCCTGGGTCGGCTGCACACGGCGGAAGGCGACATCGAAGCGGCCTGGGACGCGCTGAGCAACGCGGCGGCCGGCGACCCGACGTTCCCCCGTGTTCACTTGCAGCTTGCCACAATCGCGGCACGTCGCGGTGACGTCGGTCTTGCACAACGACACCTCCGCGCGGAACTGCTTCGCCGGCCGCGAGACGTGGACGTGCTCGAGTCCGTGGCCCGCGAGGCCGACGCAATCGGCGACGACGCCGGCTGTGCCGCGGCGCTGCGCAAGCTGCTCCTGGTTCGCCCCAACGACGCGGCAGTCTGGCACCGCCTGGGGGTTGCCGAATGCCGTGCCGATCGTGTCGCGGAAGGGCTCAACGCGCTGCGACGGGCGCTGGAGATCGATCCGAAACGCGTGGCCGCCTGGCACAACCTCGCACTCGCGCTCGCCCGCCACGGAGAGATCGGCAACGCCCGCGTTGCCCTGCGGCACGGCCTGCTGCTCGAACCCGGCAATCTCGCCCTGCGCCGCCTCCGCTGGCGGCTGCGTTTGCGGAAGCTCCTGCCGTTCTGA
- a CDS encoding GAF domain-containing SpoIIE family protein phosphatase produces MAVQDELTNLRAELTAVTNVSRMLAESRDLPMLLERTVKLITDVMGVKAASIRLLDTTQDELTIAAKHGLSDAYLGKGKISFTAAKIDQAALSPRGWELVEQVTDDPRVLFREQAIREGIVSILVAGMRYLGKPIGVLRVYTDKPRRFSEREIDLLRTVASMAAAAIENVRLADEARQVERDAERLERQVQLAANVQQRMLPKGPPEIEGMSLAGIYQPAQELAGDLYDYIPLPEENHGLLVADVSGKGVAAALVGMAVRASLRAQVDYKYDLSESIAGLNHMLYRDTRPGEFVTLFYAVLDAQARRLTYCAAGHPPALLWRNGKLRELTTDDMLLGIDLDATFGQGVFKLRSGDRMLIYTDGFPDAEDFRGEHFGEERVAEAFTEAAKLESAGAMAEHMRRMLRNFVGLADRNDDVTFITLHVE; encoded by the coding sequence ATGGCCGTTCAGGACGAACTTACCAACCTCCGTGCCGAGCTGACGGCCGTGACGAATGTGAGTCGCATGCTCGCCGAGAGCCGCGACCTGCCGATGCTGCTTGAGCGCACGGTCAAGCTCATCACCGACGTGATGGGCGTGAAGGCCGCGTCGATCCGATTGTTGGATACGACCCAGGATGAACTGACAATCGCCGCCAAACACGGCCTCTCGGACGCGTACCTCGGCAAAGGCAAGATCAGCTTCACCGCGGCGAAAATCGATCAGGCGGCCCTCTCGCCGCGCGGCTGGGAACTTGTCGAACAAGTCACCGACGACCCGCGGGTGCTGTTTCGTGAGCAGGCGATCCGCGAAGGGATCGTGAGCATCCTCGTGGCGGGGATGCGATATCTCGGTAAGCCGATCGGCGTGCTGCGTGTGTACACGGACAAGCCACGCCGTTTCTCCGAGCGGGAGATCGACCTGCTGCGCACCGTCGCGTCGATGGCGGCGGCGGCGATCGAGAACGTACGCCTCGCCGACGAAGCCCGACAGGTCGAGCGCGATGCCGAACGGCTCGAGCGTCAGGTCCAACTCGCCGCGAACGTCCAGCAGCGCATGCTGCCCAAGGGGCCGCCCGAAATCGAGGGCATGTCGTTGGCCGGCATCTACCAGCCGGCGCAGGAACTCGCCGGCGACCTGTACGACTACATCCCGCTGCCCGAGGAAAACCACGGCCTGCTCGTGGCCGACGTGAGCGGCAAGGGCGTGGCGGCCGCGTTGGTCGGCATGGCCGTGCGTGCATCGTTGCGGGCGCAGGTCGATTACAAGTATGACCTTTCCGAGTCGATCGCCGGGCTCAACCACATGCTCTACCGGGACACGCGGCCCGGCGAGTTCGTCACGCTGTTCTACGCCGTCCTCGACGCCCAGGCGCGGCGGCTGACGTACTGCGCTGCCGGTCACCCGCCCGCGCTGCTGTGGCGTAACGGCAAGCTACGGGAACTCACCACCGATGACATGTTGCTCGGCATCGACCTCGACGCGACGTTCGGGCAGGGCGTGTTCAAGCTCAGGTCCGGCGATCGGATGCTGATCTACACGGACGGCTTTCCCGACGCGGAGGATTTTCGTGGCGAGCACTTCGGCGAGGAGCGTGTGGCGGAAGCGTTCACGGAGGCGGCCAAGTTGGAGAGTGCGGGGGCGATGGCCGAGCACATGCGACGGATGTTACGGAACTTCGTCGGTCTTGCCGACCGCAACGACGACGTCACGTTCATCACGCTGCACGTCGAGTGA